The window CGGCACCATGTGGAATTACCACTATGCGCTGGTCGAAAAGCTCACCGGCGAATTCCGGGTGATCACGGTCGACCGTCCGGGCTCCGGCTATTCGGTGCGGCCCGACGATGCGCCCGCAACGCTGAGCGCGCAGGCGGCAACGCTCGCCAAATTCATCAAGGCGCTGGGCGTGAGCCGGCCGCTGCTGGTCGGGCATTCGCTCGGCGGTGCGCTGTCACTGAGCATCGCCCTCAATCATCCGGACTGCGCCGGCGCCCTGGCGCTGATCGCACCCTTGACCCATGCCCAGGACGATGTGCCGGAGGTATTTAAGGGCCTCGTCATCGCCTCGGCGCTGGTGCGCAAGATCATCGGCTGGACGCTGGCGATCCCGATGTCGATCCGCCGGGGACCGGAGATGCTCAAGATCGTGTTCGGTCCCGATCCCGTGCCGGCGGATTATCCGCTGCGCGGCGGTGGCTATCTGAGCCTGCGGCCGAAGAGCTTCTACAACACCTCGTCCGATCTGATCGCCGTCAACGACGATCTGCCGGAAATGATGACCCGCTACGGCTCGCTCAGCATTCCGGTCGGTATGCTGTTCGCGCGCCAGGACCGCATCCTGGATTTCCAGCGTCAGGGCGAGGCGATGAAGGCAAAGCTGCCGGCGCTTGACCTCGTGGCGACTGACGGCCACGGCCATATGCTGCCGCTGACCGTGCCTGACCAGGCCGCCGACCTGATCCGGCGGACGGCGGCGAGGCAGCAGGTGCCAAGCGTGGCGAGTGCGTGAGGTAAGTCAGGTGAGGTGTTTGCCATACCTTCCGCGTCATTGCCGGGCTTGACCCGGCAATCCAGCTTTCTCTGGCTGTACCGAAGGGCTTAAGCTGGATACCTGCGACTCGGCTTAGCCGAGTCGCCGAGGTCAAGCCCGCGTATGACGCAGAGTGTTGTCGAAGCGCATGTCACCTCACTTTGTCATGGTCAGCCTTATCCCGGCGGCGCTTCCTATGCTGCGGCTATGCGCCGAGGTCCCGTTCAATCTCGATTTCCTATAAGCGGCCACCTACCTGCCGTGTGTTGGGGACTGAGACCAACAGGACCAAACTCATGATGAAAATCACCACACTTGCCACTTCGCTCACGATGCTGGCCATGCTTTCCGGCGCCGCCCATGCAGGATCGACGATCTCCGATCAGCGCTACTGGCCCGATGAGATCCACCGCGCCAGCCAGCCGGTCGTCGAACACCCAACCGAGGCGTTCGCCGGGATGGCGCCGCTGCAGGCGCCAGCGCCAGCCGTCCATCGTTATGACGGCGGACCGAAGTCGGAGGACTGAGTCGCTTTCGTCACTTTGTGTGACCTCAAGCCGGATCCCTCCGACTTGAGGTGATGCAATGCGACGTGAGCTTGTTCGCTCAGCGCGACAGATATCCCGGCGCCAGCGGCTTGAAGCGGTAGATCAGATACGGCATCTTGTTCTCCGCTTTGCCGCCGTGGAACATCGCCGCCGCCGAGACCTGCGACGCCGACACATACATGTAGCCGTCCGGCCGGTAGGTAATGCCGTCGGGCCACACCAGGTCGGGATCGCTGGCGAAGGTGCGGTATTTGCGGTCCGGCGTGATGACGCCGACCGACTTGGTTTCCACCGCGGTGAGATAGAGGTTGCCGTCATAGTCGATCGACAATCCGCCATTGTTCGGCTTGTCGGCATATCGCTCGACCTTGGCGCTGAGTTGTGTGGCCGATAGCGTCTCGTTGTTGAGATCGTCGACACGGAGACGATAGACAGCGCGGCCGCTGAGCGGCGCGAAGTACAGCCATTCGGCCTTGGGATCCATGGTGATGCCGTCGCAGCCGACTTTGATCAGCGTGGGCTTGCCGTCCTTGCCGGGCACCGTCAGATCCTGGCCATCGACCGTAATCGGCACGTTCTCCGGCACCGTCGAGCGGTCACCGTCGAGCAGGCGCCGGGCGCGCCCGGTGTCCATGTCGATGACGATGATCGCGCCGTGCGAGCCGTCGCCGCCCGGGCCGATGTCCTCGTCGGCGATGTAGAACTTGCGGTTCTTGCGGTCGATCACGATGTCCTGCGGCTGCGACCCCGCGCGCGTCACCGGTTGCGGCATGTAGTAGATTCGCTCCAGCCTGTTGTGACGCGTATTCCAGCCGACCAGCTTCGGCGTGATATGGGTGCGAAAGCCCATGTCGATGATCCAGACCACGCCGTCTTCGTCCGAGCGCAGCCCCAGCACATTGTCGAGATACTGATCGGTGCCGGGACGCGGCGTGTTCCACTCGGCATTCGGAAACGGTTCGAACGTGGTCGGCGACGTCAGCTTCGCCACCCGCACGTCGGGGCTGTAGAACGGATGGTGGCTGAAGATCACCTGGTTGTCGGGGGTGAACGCGATGTTGCCGACCGATTGCGGCAGCCGCGCGAACACTTCTATCGCGGCCGTGGCCGGCTGCTGTGCGACTGCGGAAGATGATGCCGCCCCCGCTATCGCCATCATTGCGATACCGGTGAGAAGCTGAAGACTCATGCTCTGCGAACGCAAGGCCATGCGCGGTCCCTCGATTGGTGTGACTATCCTCCCGGCGTCAGCGCGATCCCCCGCCGTTGCCGGCTGCGGCAGAGATCGTTTGGCGTGATCGTCAACA is drawn from Bradyrhizobium prioriisuperbiae and contains these coding sequences:
- a CDS encoding L-dopachrome tautomerase-related protein, whose product is MALRSQSMSLQLLTGIAMMAIAGAASSSAVAQQPATAAIEVFARLPQSVGNIAFTPDNQVIFSHHPFYSPDVRVAKLTSPTTFEPFPNAEWNTPRPGTDQYLDNVLGLRSDEDGVVWIIDMGFRTHITPKLVGWNTRHNRLERIYYMPQPVTRAGSQPQDIVIDRKNRKFYIADEDIGPGGDGSHGAIIVIDMDTGRARRLLDGDRSTVPENVPITVDGQDLTVPGKDGKPTLIKVGCDGITMDPKAEWLYFAPLSGRAVYRLRVDDLNNETLSATQLSAKVERYADKPNNGGLSIDYDGNLYLTAVETKSVGVITPDRKYRTFASDPDLVWPDGITYRPDGYMYVSASQVSAAAMFHGGKAENKMPYLIYRFKPLAPGYLSR
- a CDS encoding alpha/beta hydrolase produces the protein MSLVLTLILIVAVIIAGLVWFAGNTARKVEAAVPPRGQFMDIDGQRLHYTDSKGTGPVLVMIHGLGGTMWNYHYALVEKLTGEFRVITVDRPGSGYSVRPDDAPATLSAQAATLAKFIKALGVSRPLLVGHSLGGALSLSIALNHPDCAGALALIAPLTHAQDDVPEVFKGLVIASALVRKIIGWTLAIPMSIRRGPEMLKIVFGPDPVPADYPLRGGGYLSLRPKSFYNTSSDLIAVNDDLPEMMTRYGSLSIPVGMLFARQDRILDFQRQGEAMKAKLPALDLVATDGHGHMLPLTVPDQAADLIRRTAARQQVPSVASA